Proteins from one Setaria italica strain Yugu1 chromosome V, Setaria_italica_v2.0, whole genome shotgun sequence genomic window:
- the LOC101785950 gene encoding GDSL esterase/lipase At1g06990 isoform X2: protein MAHPALLLVLLLSSPAISSAKRIQPKFSAIFYFGDSVLDTGNNNRLPTVAVANHVPYGRDFPGKKPTGRFSNGRLVPDLLNQRLQLKEFSPPYLDSKLSNNDIMTGVNFASAGSGFDDQTSQLANTLPMSKQVNLFKDYLLRLRGIVGDKEASRIIANSLIFISSGTNDFSHYYSSSKKRKMGIGEYQDTVLEMAQVHVKELYDLGGRQFSLAGLPPFGCTPIQITVSRDPDRACVDEQNWDAQDLQKQHEDAAGLGSERSLCFAMH from the exons ATGGCACACCCTGCTCTTCTCCTagttctcctcctctcttccccaGCCATTTCTTCTGCCAAGAGAATTCAGCCGAAGTTCTCGGCCATCTTCTACTTTGGCGACTCCGTTCTCGATACCGGAAACAACAATCGTCTCCCCACGGTGGCTGTAGCAAACCATGTTCCTTACGGGAGAGACTTCCCAGGGAAGAAGCCGACAGGGAGGTTCTCCAATGGCCGGCTCGTTCCAGACCTCCTCAACCAGAGGCTGCAACTCAAGGAATTCTCTCCACCATACCTGGACTCAAAGCTATCGAACAACGACATCATGACAGGGGTCAACTTTGCATCTGCGGGTTCAGGGTTCGATGACCAGACGTCGCAGCTGGCCAATACTCTGCCAATGTCAAAGCAGGTGAACCTCTTCAAGGACTACCTCCTCCGGCTCAGGGGCATCGTTGGAGATAAGGAAGCTTCCAGGATCATTGCCAACTCCCTGATTTTTATCAGCTCAGGAACCAATGATTTCTCGCATTACTATTCTTCgtcaaagaagaggaagatgggCATTGGTGAATACCAAGATACTGTTCTCGAGATGGCACAAGTTCATGTCAAG GAACTATATGACCTTGGGGGGCGACAATTCTCTTTGGCAGGCCTCCCCCCGTTTGGTTGCACACCTATCCAAATCACAGTGAGCAGAGACCCTGACAGGGCATGCGTGGATGAACAAAACTGGGATGCCCAG GATTTACAGAAACAACACGAGGATGCTGCGGGACTGGGCTCAGA